One segment of Candidatus Limnocylindrales bacterium DNA contains the following:
- a CDS encoding YkgJ family cysteine cluster protein: protein MSTKPAPAAGTTNLHFECTQCGKCCWTRGEYAHVYVNRDEMETLASALGVGVRDFRDRYTVRDADGWTELDFPGGRCVFLDPDTKLCTVYESRPTQCRTFPVWPELIRRGRWTAEARSICEGVGQGPAFSVAEVQARIAAQKLADEAD, encoded by the coding sequence ATGTCGACGAAGCCAGCGCCCGCCGCCGGAACCACCAACCTCCATTTCGAGTGCACCCAGTGCGGAAAGTGCTGCTGGACGCGGGGCGAGTACGCCCACGTCTACGTCAATCGTGACGAGATGGAGACTCTGGCGTCGGCGCTGGGGGTCGGCGTGCGGGACTTCCGCGACCGATACACCGTGCGCGACGCCGACGGCTGGACCGAGCTGGATTTCCCCGGCGGCCGCTGTGTCTTTCTCGACCCCGACACGAAGCTCTGCACCGTCTACGAGTCCCGCCCCACGCAGTGCCGAACGTTTCCGGTCTGGCCCGAGCTCATCCGCCGCGGGCGCTGGACAGCCGAAGCGCGAAGCATCTGCGAAGGCGTTGGCCAGGGACCGGCATTCTCGGTGGCCGAGGTGCAGGCGAGGATTGCTGCGCAGAAGCTGGCCGACGAAGCCGACTAA